Proteins encoded by one window of Candidatus Hydrogenedentota bacterium:
- the dnaN gene encoding DNA polymerase III subunit beta, which translates to MKISIPRQELLDAVNKVKTVVSPKSALPILSHILMEADESQLKLTATDLKVSIECTVDCTVKEAGSLTVSSQRLSSILAELPEGEITLDLAGNNVINLECGKIKTKLFSMSAEEFPPVRAFEGIEPLAIEQKLLRKMFQKTSFAISTDQGRYNLTGLLFELADGKLTVVATDGRRMSLYSEREGIPKGANTKVIIPGKMITELERLLADNGEVQLFLDEAQAAFQFDSLRLVTALIEGNFPNYDMVIPKKHDKEGIIATSTFMEAMRRTRTMTNDKFNSVRITVNGSVMKLNVVTPEVGEYEEELEVEFEGGNLDIAFNPDYVLEVLRRIESEKLCLILKDASSPGLIKPYEEKSSHQYLNVVMPIRL; encoded by the coding sequence ATGAAGATTAGCATCCCACGGCAAGAGTTGCTCGATGCCGTCAACAAAGTGAAGACCGTTGTGTCGCCAAAGTCGGCGCTGCCGATCCTTTCGCACATCCTGATGGAGGCCGACGAATCTCAGCTTAAACTGACCGCCACCGATCTCAAAGTCAGTATCGAGTGTACAGTCGATTGTACGGTGAAAGAAGCGGGTTCGTTAACTGTCTCGTCGCAACGTTTGTCGTCCATTCTTGCCGAATTACCGGAGGGCGAGATCACGCTTGACCTCGCAGGTAATAACGTGATCAATCTCGAATGCGGCAAGATTAAGACAAAGTTGTTCAGTATGAGTGCGGAGGAATTCCCGCCTGTTCGCGCGTTCGAGGGCATCGAGCCCCTGGCCATCGAACAGAAGCTGCTTCGGAAGATGTTCCAAAAGACAAGTTTCGCGATATCTACCGATCAGGGTCGCTATAATCTTACGGGTCTACTCTTCGAACTCGCCGATGGAAAGTTGACTGTTGTGGCGACAGATGGCCGTCGCATGAGCCTGTACTCAGAAAGAGAAGGTATTCCGAAGGGGGCGAATACCAAAGTCATTATTCCCGGCAAGATGATTACTGAACTCGAGCGTTTACTGGCTGACAATGGCGAGGTGCAGTTGTTCCTTGATGAAGCGCAGGCTGCGTTCCAGTTTGATTCGCTCCGGCTTGTGACCGCGTTGATCGAAGGAAATTTCCCGAATTACGACATGGTGATCCCGAAAAAGCACGATAAAGAAGGAATTATTGCGACCTCGACGTTCATGGAAGCTATGCGCCGTACGCGCACGATGACTAACGACAAGTTCAATTCTGTGCGCATCACCGTGAATGGTTCTGTGATGAAGCTGAATGTTGTAACGCCCGAGGTCGGCGAGTATGAAGAAGAACTCGAAGTTGAGTTTGAGGGCGGTAACCTCGATATTGCGTTTAACCCAGACTATGTCCTCGAAGTATTGCGCCGAATCGAGTCCGAAAAACTGTGTCTCATCTTAAAAGATGCTTCAAGCCCCGGCTTGATAAAACCTTACGAAGAAAAATCCTCCCACCAGTACCTAAATGTGGTGATGCCGATCCGCCTTTAA
- a CDS encoding DUF3810 domain-containing protein: MASVSLHRPNAASAEFAAQGGVHRVTFRRTPRWRFAATGVGCAVAMATLARLMSYIPDRVEELYANGIGARISQALSTLTGVAPFSFAELLIAFVVLWLLAPAIPVVYAVLARRRGVRNAVACGAARTAGFMGFLVAIFYLCWGFNYSRAALPLRIGWDDSGLAALPRMGTREDRDELVALCTQLVFITNHYYTVATGTPEAEGRSELKATVAEIDEALETGFARAARLLDLDPSFAQTRGPAKAVLASRLMSRLGVAGFYSPWTGEANYNYELPPFQLPLTIAHEKAHQRCVSSEDEANFFGFLACALSDNPYTRYSGYLFAQRQLLNELIRIDPAAARALIALRCKGVQSDVLYSKFFWRIFGGRAQDLGRAVNDAYLKANRVDAGMLSYQMSARLLVLFSRQYDGTCVVSSD, encoded by the coding sequence GAACGCCGCCTCGGCCGAGTTCGCGGCGCAAGGCGGCGTCCACCGTGTCACGTTCCGGCGTACGCCGCGATGGCGCTTCGCCGCCACCGGCGTAGGCTGCGCCGTCGCGATGGCGACGTTGGCGCGTCTCATGTCGTACATTCCCGACCGCGTCGAGGAACTCTACGCAAACGGTATCGGGGCCCGGATATCCCAAGCACTTTCCACGTTGACCGGAGTGGCCCCGTTCAGCTTTGCCGAATTACTGATCGCGTTTGTTGTACTGTGGCTGTTGGCGCCCGCAATTCCGGTCGTTTATGCGGTGCTGGCGCGGCGGCGCGGTGTGCGCAACGCCGTGGCCTGTGGCGCCGCGCGGACTGCGGGTTTCATGGGCTTTCTAGTCGCCATCTTTTACCTGTGCTGGGGGTTCAACTATTCCCGCGCGGCCCTGCCACTACGCATCGGATGGGATGACTCAGGTCTTGCGGCCCTGCCGCGCATGGGCACGCGCGAAGACCGCGACGAACTGGTCGCCCTGTGTACACAACTCGTCTTCATTACCAATCATTACTACACCGTCGCAACGGGCACACCGGAGGCCGAAGGGCGCAGCGAATTGAAGGCCACCGTGGCAGAAATCGACGAAGCCTTGGAGACCGGATTTGCGCGGGCGGCGCGGCTGCTCGACCTTGACCCGTCATTTGCGCAGACGCGCGGCCCGGCCAAAGCAGTTCTCGCCTCGCGCTTGATGAGCAGGTTGGGCGTCGCAGGATTCTATTCGCCTTGGACCGGCGAAGCGAACTACAACTACGAACTTCCACCTTTTCAACTGCCCCTGACCATCGCGCACGAAAAGGCCCACCAGCGTTGTGTCTCCAGCGAAGACGAGGCCAACTTCTTTGGTTTCCTGGCGTGTGCGCTGAGTGACAATCCTTATACTCGGTACTCGGGCTATCTCTTTGCACAACGGCAACTTTTGAACGAGCTGATCCGAATTGACCCTGCCGCGGCGCGTGCCCTTATTGCGTTGCGGTGCAAGGGCGTCCAGAGCGATGTGCTGTACAGTAAGTTCTTCTGGCGCATCTTCGGTGGTCGCGCCCAAGACCTTGGCCGCGCAGTAAATGACGCGTACCTCAAGGCTAATCGGGTGGACGCAGGAATGTTGTCATATCAGATGAGCGCACGATTGCTCGTTCTCTTCTCCCGACAATATGACGGGACCTGCGTTGTTTCATCGGACTGA